The Streptococcus sp. S5 genome contains a region encoding:
- a CDS encoding B3/B4 domain-containing protein, producing the protein MDFRLDQSLVALGIDTVVVGIARNVDPQAVLLPSFLEKKKELEQWALQCQTEEVVASPVIKGYTDLLQKVGRSIKKNPPTVLALIRNIQHRGALPQINSIIDIYNVESLKSFLAIGGHDLDKIEGPIEFTVSQRDDLFLPILSSEKHVAPTDPVYRDQKGVLAWLDVRDSDHYKFEETTQNALFVIQGNTETSVEMRLEALERIHKDLALCMPQLQFEKFLVTQNGVEKVV; encoded by the coding sequence ATGGACTTTCGTTTAGATCAAAGTTTAGTAGCTCTTGGTATTGATACAGTTGTGGTCGGAATTGCTAGAAATGTGGATCCTCAAGCAGTTTTGCTCCCTTCTTTTCTTGAAAAGAAGAAAGAGCTTGAACAATGGGCGCTCCAGTGTCAGACAGAAGAAGTAGTGGCATCTCCTGTCATTAAAGGGTATACAGACCTTTTGCAAAAAGTAGGGCGTAGCATCAAGAAAAATCCACCAACAGTCCTAGCTCTTATCCGAAACATCCAGCATCGAGGAGCTCTTCCTCAGATCAATAGCATCATCGATATCTATAATGTCGAATCGCTGAAGTCTTTTCTCGCGATCGGAGGACATGACCTAGATAAGATTGAGGGACCGATTGAATTTACAGTGAGTCAAAGAGACGATCTCTTTCTCCCTATCCTTTCTAGTGAAAAACATGTCGCACCGACAGATCCTGTCTACCGGGATCAAAAAGGAGTTCTGGCTTGGTTGGATGTACGCGATAGTGACCATTACAAATTTGAGGAGACTACGCAAAACGCCCTCTTTGTCATCCAAGGAAATACCGAGACGTCAGTCGAGATGCGTTTAGAAGCGCTAGAACGAATCCACAAGGACCTTGCTCTTTGCATGCCTCAGCTTCAATTTGAGAAATTTCTCGTCACACAAAATGGAGTGGAAAAGGTCGTGTAA
- the rpoE gene encoding DNA-directed RNA polymerase subunit delta, producing MELEVFAGQEKSELSMIEVARAILELRGRDHEMYFSDLVNEIQNYLEKSNSEIREALPLFYTELNVDGSFIPLGDNKWGLRSWYAIDEVDEEIIALEETDEDETPKKRKKKRVNAFMDGDEDAIDYNDDDPEDEEVYEADPALSYDEENPDDEKSEVEAYDAEINEIVPDDLGEEVELSEEDDEEEDSEDEEEE from the coding sequence TTGGAATTAGAAGTATTTGCTGGACAAGAAAAAAGTGAACTTTCTATGATTGAAGTGGCGCGTGCGATTTTGGAATTACGCGGACGTGACCATGAAATGTACTTTAGCGATCTTGTAAATGAAATTCAAAATTACCTTGAAAAATCAAACAGCGAGATCCGTGAAGCTCTTCCATTGTTCTACACAGAATTGAATGTAGATGGAAGCTTTATCCCACTTGGAGATAACAAATGGGGTCTTCGTTCATGGTATGCCATCGATGAAGTTGACGAAGAAATCATCGCTCTTGAAGAAACAGACGAAGATGAAACTCCTAAGAAACGGAAGAAAAAACGTGTCAATGCCTTCATGGATGGAGACGAAGATGCGATCGACTACAACGACGATGATCCAGAAGACGAAGAAGTTTACGAAGCAGATCCAGCTCTTTCATATGATGAAGAAAATCCAGATGATGAAAAGAGTGAAGTCGAAGCTTACGATGCTGAAATCAATGAAATCGTACCAGATGATTTGGGTGAGGAAGTTGAATTAAGCGAAGAAGACGACGAAGAAGAGGATTCTGAAGACGAGGAAGAAGAATAA
- the tig gene encoding trigger factor, protein MSVSFENKETNHGVLTFTISQEQIKPALDRVFESVKKTLNVPGFRKGHIPRPIFNQRFGEEALYQDALNDLLPAAYEAAVKEAGIEVVAQPTFDVVSMEKGQDWTLTAAVVTKPEVKLGAYKDLEVSVEVSKEVTDADVDARIERERNNLAELVVKEGAAAEGDTVVIDFVGSIDGVEFDGGKGDNFSLGLGSGQFIPGFEDQLVGHSAGETVDVIVTFPEDYQAADLAGKEAKFVTTIHEVKAKEVPALDDELAKDIDEEVETLAELKEKYRKELAAAKEEAYNDAVEAAAIDLAVENAEIVDLPEEMIHEEVHRSINEFLGNMQRQGISPEMYFQITGTTQEDLHKQYEAEAESRTKTNLVVEAVAKAEGFEATEEEINAEIEQLAADYNMPVEQVRNLLSPEMLKHDITVKKAVNVITSTAKVK, encoded by the coding sequence ATGTCTGTATCATTTGAAAACAAAGAAACTAACCACGGTGTATTGACTTTCACAATCAGCCAAGAGCAAATCAAACCTGCTTTGGACCGTGTGTTTGAGTCAGTTAAGAAAACTTTGAACGTACCTGGATTCCGTAAAGGTCATATTCCACGTCCAATCTTCAACCAACGTTTCGGTGAAGAAGCTCTTTACCAAGATGCTTTGAATGATCTTCTTCCAGCAGCGTACGAAGCAGCTGTTAAAGAAGCTGGAATCGAAGTTGTAGCACAACCAACTTTCGATGTTGTATCTATGGAAAAAGGTCAAGACTGGACATTGACAGCAGCTGTTGTAACAAAACCTGAAGTAAAATTGGGTGCTTACAAAGACCTTGAAGTATCAGTAGAAGTTTCTAAAGAAGTAACAGACGCTGATGTGGATGCTCGTATCGAACGCGAACGCAATAACTTGGCTGAATTGGTTGTTAAAGAAGGTGCTGCAGCAGAAGGTGACACAGTTGTGATCGACTTCGTAGGTTCTATCGACGGTGTTGAATTCGACGGTGGTAAAGGTGACAACTTCTCACTTGGACTTGGTTCAGGTCAATTCATCCCAGGTTTCGAAGACCAATTGGTTGGACACTCTGCTGGTGAAACAGTTGATGTGATCGTAACATTCCCAGAAGACTACCAAGCAGCTGACCTTGCAGGTAAAGAAGCGAAATTCGTGACAACTATCCACGAAGTAAAAGCAAAAGAAGTACCAGCTCTTGACGATGAATTGGCAAAAGACATCGACGAAGAAGTTGAAACTCTTGCTGAATTGAAAGAAAAATACCGCAAAGAATTGGCAGCAGCTAAAGAAGAAGCATACAACGATGCAGTAGAAGCAGCAGCTATCGATCTTGCGGTTGAAAACGCTGAAATCGTTGACCTTCCAGAAGAAATGATCCACGAAGAAGTACACCGTTCAATCAACGAGTTCCTTGGAAACATGCAACGTCAAGGTATCTCACCTGAAATGTATTTCCAAATCACTGGAACAACTCAAGAAGATCTTCACAAACAATACGAAGCAGAAGCTGAAAGCCGTACGAAGACAAACCTTGTGGTTGAAGCAGTAGCGAAAGCAGAAGGCTTCGAAGCAACTGAAGAAGAAATCAACGCTGAAATTGAACAATTGGCAGCAGATTACAACATGCCAGTTGAACAAGTTCGCAACCTTCTTTCACCAGAAATGTTGAAACATGACATCACAGTGAAGAAAGCAGTGAACGTGATCACAAGCACAGCAAAAGTAAAATAA